The segment GTCATTTGACCAATTGGGGTTCTCCTTTTATTCATTGTTCTTCCCTCTAACTCGCCTTTTGTTGAAACCTGTCCACCTTTCTTGGACGTGTTTTGTAATTGAAGGGTTCTTTTCAATGTCATCAATTGTTGTTCAAGTGATTGAATTCTGAAACTTGTAGACTCATATTCTGTCTTGTGTAACTCGGGTTTTTGAGATGATAAATCTTTTTGTATCAAGAAACTGAGTGGTTTGTTTCTCGTGTCTTGTAAATCACATGGACTCTCTACAAGATTTTGGCTTTTTGAGTGTGCGTATCTTGAGCTTGTGAGACTTCCCGAAAAGTCTCCATTGTGTGTGTATCGAAAGGAGTCCGAACATTCTTTTAAGGCTTTGTGTGTGTTTAGTTGTTGAATGAAAAGTGCTTGGACTATTAACCGTAGAGGCATTAATTCGTTTTGGACGGCTTCGACACAAACTTCTTGTGATAGTTTTTGACAGTTGATGTATTTGCATACCGTACTCTTTTCGTCTTGTGACAATTCGGGGTGCATctgcaaaaagaaaaagaaaaaaaagcatCAATACACATGTTTTTatatataacaataaaaaaaaccaagtaattatttctaaaaatgtttatttttatgtaaGATGTAAATCAAATATGACAATAGTATGATAAAATCATCTCCACTCAATTAAACTATTTTTTTCACCAAAATGATCAAATATTTGATGTAAAGAAGGATGTGTGCAACCCATTACaccattttaacacccaaaagaAATATCTAAGATATATTTTTATcacttatatttttttataaaatatatttatcttAATTAGCTTTTATAAATTTAATAAAGatcttttttattataataaatcacaaattataTTATTTGACAATCATAACCAAATTAAATTACTTGTATATATGCAAattattgttttatttaaatattatggtGTAATAAATTATTAAAACGACTTAACATTTCAAATAAATTATACCTATAATAAACTAAAAATATATAGAATCCAATGTTGATGAACTAAATTGTATAAAATGAAGTTTAACATCAAATTTGGTATAAATGAATATTATAACCCATTTGGTGTTCTATTATGGTGTCTTACTATTTATCAGCACTAAAGAGCTCAATCCACGTTGAAATTGAAACTCTTGGAGTTTAAGACTTGAACTCCTGACCATTTCTATAAGTATATCACCGTATTTGATACACCTTGAGGTCAAATTCAAGAAAATTATGATACCAAAAGTGAAAGTAAAAAAAGTTACCTGTAGAAAAATATCCAAAGCTCTATAAAGATGATCATGATTTTGCCTACAAGATACGGGTACAATTTCAATGAGCTCCATAAATCTTTTCAACTCCATTTTCATGTCACTAGCTACACGAGTAAGATATGAGTCCCATAATTCCGCAACAACAAAATTATAAGGTGAAGGACTATTATTTCCACACATGTTAAACAAAGCATAAGTCGAAAATATATTCTCTATTATCTCCATCTCAATGCCACCTGTCCCACTTTCCGTTTCAACAAAATCTTCAACTTGCGCCATATGTAACACCCCAGAAATCTGATTTTGTAACTTTAGAGTATACTCCTTGTCTAAATCAAGTTTCAACGATTTAGATAGCAAAATGAAATAAAACCCAACTGGAATTACCTTACTACCCTTTTCACCCATATTAAGCAAATCAAGAATCCCTTTTAGCAACATAGCTATATCTTCTTTCCTTCCATTTTCATCAGAAAGTATAGAGTTCGCATAGAATAATACAATCGGTGTAACGTATTTTTCTTTCATCCCTTGTCTTCTTAAAGACGCGATTACCCTTTTGAAATACCCAAACGGAAGGGCGATAAGGTCTTTTATCCACACATCTTGGCTCAAGACCTCTTGAACCATTTCATCACTCCATTTTTGAAAGCTTAAAGCTTCTAAAGTCACAACGGGTTGATCTCTTCTTCTTTCTGGATCAAGAATCTCCATGCAAGCCATGAAAGCTAAAGATTCAATGCATCGACTCACAATCAAAAGCTCTTCAGCCCATGGGACAAGATTTTGACATTGTTGTAGGACAATTAATGTGTCTTCCCAACTTTGTAATACTACTTGgtttaaatatatatcaaaacGTTCACATAAGTTGCCTGAAGTGTATTCTTCAGTCATTTCTAGATATTCGGATGCACATCTTAATGCTGCAACATTAAAAGGGTCGACTAATGTGGATGATCCATATATGAAAAGTGAGATCATTTCAAAAGCCTCGGGTCCACCTGGGAAGTTATCGGGTAACTTAATTTCGTTTGATTCGGTTAGTTTTCTGTTGAAGTATCCGCTTTTGGAGAATAAAGGATACTGTAATAAAGATCATGAGAAATGATGTTAAAAAATTTTTAGAATATAAAacttttgataatttttttttatctaatcaTGATGTGACATTTCATAAATTGATTATCTTTTTGTTATGAGGACCACCAATTTCGTAATTAGTCGAaccataacttttttttaaatggtATACACCACAAAAAGCCTTGAAAgttaaaaaagaaaatgaaagttATATTTCGCAATTAAATTGCAAAATTGTTCGTCATTTaggaaagaaaaagaaatagattatttttttttctcaGCATTTAGTAGTAAAAAGTAATCTTGTGAATTTTTGCAATCTCACAATTGACCCACTAAGACCTTacaaaaataaatcattttttttcGCAATAAAATTACAAAATTGTTCATATTTTGCAAAAAAGATTGAAGCTTTTTTTTGCATCCTTTTATCGATAAAAAGTAGTCTTACAATTCTTTCGTAATTTCACAATTGCTTGTTGTCATTTTATTGCGAAAATATGAACAATTTTGTAATCATGCATGTTTATGATTATGATGATCCTTTTTTATCCAACTTACCTTGTGAAGATTGAAGATTCTGTTAGCAACATGGACACAAACTGAAGCGGGTAAACCTGTTTCTTGACTCCTGATTCACAAACATGAAAAGGGTATGATTgaattcaattaaaaaaatagatAAAGTTGTGATTTTTTGGAATATAATTTGATTACTCACCATGAAATGATCTTGATCTTGAGAAGAGCAGTGACATTTGGAGAAGACAAAGGACTTGAAAGTATGGAAGCAGAAAGAGAAGTGGAACCAGAAGCATTCATTTGTGAGTATGCAAACCTTACAAACAAACTCAGAATTTAACCATCTTTTTTGagtcttttaatgattataattgCTTGATCCGGATTTTCTGatgttataaaaatgaaaatggtACGGTGTTATTAGTTCTAGATTAATCCAGAAAACCAGATGATTTTAAAATGGATTTCAGCCGTTGGATGAGTGGGATTGTGTTGGTCAAAGTAGAATGCACACGTGTGTTAGTAGAAGAAATGGTGATTTTTTTAAGGTTTCGAAGTTTGTTTCTTGAATTTTGGGAAGGTTGAAAATGTGATCAAAGGGTGTTAATCTTAACCTTTTTAAACTTCTCACATGTGACGTTTTTGATAATCTATACACTTTTTGTGTCCTAATTCACCTACAAACCCCTCCAacttgttttcttttgtttttatattagagactatttttttttcttatttaaaaatatatttagttaTATTAGTTGAAAAGTTAGTTGTTATCTGctaaattgataaattagttGCGGCATGTCAAACACAACCTAAGTGAGTAATGATGTTAGTcttaataaaattttatatacAAAAGGTACGTTTTCTTTTGTAGACCGAATGAACCGTTCTCTTTCATTATAATATAACAATAATCATCAATATTAACATGAGATAGTTTGAAGGAAAAAGAAGACAAATAAGTAAAAAGT is part of the Lactuca sativa cultivar Salinas chromosome 7, Lsat_Salinas_v11, whole genome shotgun sequence genome and harbors:
- the LOC111902864 gene encoding BTB/POZ domain-containing protein At5g48130 — encoded protein: MNASGSTSLSASILSSPLSSPNVTALLKIKIISWSQETGLPASVCVHVANRIFNLHKYPLFSKSGYFNRKLTESNEIKLPDNFPGGPEAFEMISLFIYGSSTLVDPFNVAALRCASEYLEMTEEYTSGNLCERFDIYLNQVVLQSWEDTLIVLQQCQNLVPWAEELLIVSRCIESLAFMACMEILDPERRRDQPVVTLEALSFQKWSDEMVQEVLSQDVWIKDLIALPFGYFKRVIASLRRQGMKEKYVTPIVLFYANSILSDENGRKEDIAMLLKGILDLLNMGEKGSKVIPVGFYFILLSKSLKLDLDKEYTLKLQNQISGVLHMAQVEDFVETESGTGGIEMEIIENIFSTYALFNMCGNNSPSPYNFVVAELWDSYLTRVASDMKMELKRFMELIEIVPVSCRQNHDHLYRALDIFLQMHPELSQDEKSTVCKYINCQKLSQEVCVEAVQNELMPLRLIVQALFIQQLNTHKALKECSDSFRYTHNGDFSGSLTSSRYAHSKSQNLVESPCDLQDTRNKPLSFLIQKDLSSQKPELHKTEYESTSFRIQSLEQQLMTLKRTLQLQNTSKKGGQVSTKGELEGRTMNKRRTPIGQMTNCIGTVNFASQRKYASRLLKVFRRFSLFGRTKPKRKQSVTSIRPKSV